GTCGTAGGCGTTGTCCGGAAGGCTCGGTTGACTCCGGGTCACATCGCAACAGAAAGGCGTTGGGAAGCGACCACCTTCTGCGATGAGGTCACGCGGGTCGATCCGGAATCCGAGTTCTCGCTCGACGGCTTCGGTGATCCGGGTGACCGTGAGGAACGACGGGTTACCGCCTCCTCTCAAGATTCGGAAGACGGAAGCGGGATGGACTCCAGCGTCTTGGGAAAGCCGAGAGGGAGCTTTGAATGAATAGCGTTTGGTATGGGCGAGAACATCCGCGAGGCGAGAGATCGTTTGGTCAAAGTGGTGGGGTGATGGTGTCATGGCGGTAGTCTCGCTCGGGTTGTTGGGAGTGCTCACAAATCCTCGCCCGAACGAAAACCGAACGCAAGAGCGAGAGTTTTTGCATGCTTCCGAAATGCATTGCAGGAGCGAAAATCACTTCACTCGTGACTTCCAGAGCCTATTTCCACCCCGGTCAGAACCCCGGCTAGAGGGGCGGCTAGGTCTAGCCTAGCCGTTTGAACCTGCGTACAGCGGTTCCAATACTCAACCCTCTTGCTTCGCAATCGGTCTTTCTTGCTCCTTCTGCTTTCGTTCACTCCCGTTCAACTCAATCATCAGTTCCAATCTTTCCCGATGGTCAAACCATCGAGGCTCTATCCCGAGCGGGGGCGGTCGCAGGGATGTTCTAAAAGCTGATTGACCTCTCAAGCCAAGAGACCGTGGAGGTCATGAGAGATGATCTTTCAAAACCAGAGTTCCCCGTGATCCGGGTACAGCTCGTTCGCGAATCGAGCGAGCGGCGAGAATCCATTTCGGGTCCAGCCACAGCGGCGAAAGTTGCCGAGCACTTCCTTAGTCTCTGCGACCGAGAGCAACTAATAGTAATGATGCTCACCGCGAAGAACGATCTGATCGGCGTTCACGTGGCGAGCATCGGCAACCTCACGAGCGCCATCGTCTGCCCAAGAGAGGTATTCAAAGCCGCGATCCTGGCGAACGCCTGTTCGATTATCGTCGCTCACAACCACCCATCCGGCGATCCGGAGCCGTCGCCTGAGGACTATGAGGTCACGAGGACGCTCAAGGCCGCCGGAAAGCTTCTTGGGATTCCGCTTG
This portion of the Armatimonadota bacterium genome encodes:
- a CDS encoding JAB domain-containing protein translates to MRDDLSKPEFPVIRVQLVRESSERRESISGPATAAKVAEHFLSLCDREQLIVMMLTAKNDLIGVHVASIGNLTSAIVCPREVFKAAILANACSIIVAHNHPSGDPEPSPEDYEVTRTLKAAGKLLGIPLEDHIVIGSPGRYVSFRDLGELP